From the Achromobacter xylosoxidans A8 genome, the window TCGACGTGATGCTCGCGGGGCTGGCTCCCGCTGGCCTTGAAGACAAGGCTTGAGCGTCGCCATCCATCGGGCCTGCCGTGCGGCCCGCCCCGGAAAAATCAAAAAAACGCGCCCCATGCCGGGGCTGCGGTCTAAGGAGAAAGCATGTCTAAGGGTGAGGGACTCAAAGGTGGGCTGCAATCGCGTCATATGACGATGATTTCCATCGCGGGCGTGATCGGCGCAGCCTTGTTTGTCGGGTCCGGCAAGCAAATCGCGCTGGCCGGACCCGCGGTGATCCTGGCCTATCTGGGGGGCGGGATCCTGGTATTTCTGGTGATGCGCATGCTGGGCGAGATGGCCGTGGCCCAGCCAGATACCGGTTCATTTTCGACTTACGCGGACCGGGCCATCGGACGCTGGGCGGGTTTCACCATCGGCTGGCTGTACTGGTACTTCTGGGCGTTGCTGATGGGTTGGGAAGCCTATGTCGCGGGACAGATTCTGCACGGCTGGTTTCCCGCGGCGCCCGATTGGGTCTACGCCTTGCTCCTGACGCTTGGGCTGATCGGCGTCAACTTCATGAACGTCAGGAACTACGGGGAATTCGAGTTCTGGTTTGGCCTGATCAAAGTCGTCGCCATCGTGTTGTTTCTGGCGATCGGAACCTTGGCGGTCGCGCATCTGTGGCCCTTGGGCGATGCCGGCGGGATGTCCAACCTGACCGATAGGGGCTTCATGCCCAATGGACCCAGCGCCGTGGTCACCGCCTTGCTAGGCATCATGTTCGCCATGATGGGCGCGGAAGTCGTCACGGTGGCGGCGGGCGAAACCTCCGAGCCCGGCGGCCAGATCGTGAAAGCCATCCGGTCGGTGGTCTGGCGGATCTGCCTGTTCTATGTGGGGTCCATCTTCCTGGTGGTATGCCTGGTGCCTTATGACACTCCGGCCCTGGTCGATCCCACGCGCGGCAGCTACAACGTGGTCCTGGACGCAATGGGCATTCCCTACGCGCAATGGATCGTCAACGCCATTGTGCTGACCTCCGTCTGCAGCTGCTTCAACTCGGCGCTGTATGTCTCGTCGCGCATGCTCTATTCATTGGCCCGCCGCGGCGACGCCCATCGCATCATGGCGGTGACTGGCGTCTCCACCGGCGCGCCGTACGTGGGCGTGGTCATATCCAGCGTGTTCGCATTCGTTGCCGTCTACATGATGGCAACGTCTTCGATGGACCTGTACGACATCCTCATGCAAACCACCGGTTGCGTGGCGCTGTTTGTCTACCTGACCATCGCATTCTGCCAACTGCGCATGCGGCAGCGCCTGCAGGCTCAAGGCGTCGAACTGAAGTTCAAGATGTGGCTGTTCCCATGGCTGACCTGGGCGGTCATCCTGTTCATCTGCGCAGCCTTGGCGACGATGGTGGTGGAGGGAACGTATCGCCAGGAAGTGCTGTACACGTCCGCGCTGGGCGCCGTGATCGTCCTGATGGGCGCACTGGCGCAGCGTTATGGCATAGGCGGGCCAAAAGGCCGGGATCAGACGGTCCGGAAGGCCCTGGAACAAGGCTTGAGCAGCCCGAGGGAGGCCGCGGCGCTCAAGCCTTGATGGACCATGAACGGCCGCAGGCTTGCGGCTATTCCGGCAGCAGGCCGTGGTACTTCTTGCCCAGCGCCACGGTGGCCTGGAACATGCCGGCCTTGCTGCCGCAGTCATAACGCACGCCTTCATAGCGGTGCGCATACACGGCGCGCTCGCGCATCAGCGAGGCAATGCCGTCGGTCAGCTGGATCTCGTTGCCAGCGCCCATCTTGGTCGAACGCAGGTGGTCGAAAATCGCCGCTTCCAGCACATAGCGGCCCACCACGGCCAGCGTCGACGGCGCGGCTTCGGGATCCGGTTTTTCCACGATATGGGTGACGCGTTCGGTGCGGCCGTGGGCGCTGGCATCCCCCTGGCGGGTGGCCACGATGCCGTACTTGCGGGTATCGGCGCGCGGCACGTCCTGCACGCCCAGCACACTGGCGTTCTGCGCCACGGCCACCTCGATCAGCTGCTTCAGCGCGGGCTGGTCGGAGTCGATCAGGTCGTCGGCCAGCAGCACGGCAAAGGGTTCGTCGCCCACGGCGGGCGCGGCGGACAGCACCGCATGGCCCAAGCCCAGCGGCGCCGATTGGCGGATATAGAGGCAATTCACATGCGCGGGTAGAATGCCCCGCACCATGGCCAGAAGCTCATGCTTGCCCTTGCTTTCCAGGTCCGATTCGAGTTCCGGCGCGGAATCGAAGTGGTCTTCGATGGCGCGCTTATTGCGCCCCGTCACGAAGATAAGGTCCGTGATTCCGGCGGCCACGGCTTCTTCCACGGCATATTGGATCAGCGGCTTGTCGACCACGGGCAGCATTTCCTTGGGCATCGCCTTGGTGGCGGGCAGGAAGCGCGTGCCCATGCCGGCGACAGGGAAAACAGCTTTACGGACAGGACGCATTGAAACCTCGTTGGGCTATCGATGAAACATTTTAAGCGCATCGCTATCATAGGCTTATGAACCGCAGGAAAATGCCATCCATTTGCTCGATTGCGAAACGGGGTGCAATCGTCGGGCTGTCCGTGGCCCTGACCGTGCCCGCTCTCCCCATTGCTGCCTGGGCGCAGCCCGTGGGCCTGCCCTCCATGGGGGCGGCGTCCGCGGCCGAACTGTCCCCCATGCTGGAGCGCAGCCTGGGCGAGGCCATCATGGCCCAGGGGCGGCGCGACCCGACCTACGTGGACGATTCCGAGCTCAGCCAGTACCTCACTACCATGGGGCGCAAGCTGGCGGCGTTCGCGCCCGGCGCGGTCCCCGAGGTCGAGATGTTCGGCGTGCGCGACCCCGAGATCAACGCCTTCGCCATGCCTGGGGGCTTCATCGGCGTCAATACGGGGCTGATCGTGGCTTCCGCCAGCGAGTCCGAGCTGGCCGCAGTGCTGGCGCACGAAATCGGCCACGTCGTGCAGCGCCACATCGCCCGCGGCATGACCCAGCAGAACCAGAACAGCATGGTGATGCTGGCCAGCCTCGCCGGCGCGCTGCTGGCGGCCCTGGCCGGGGGCGGCGGCAATCTGGCGGTGGGCGTGGCGGCTTTCGGCCAAGCCGCGGCCATCAACCGTCAACTGGGCTTTTCCCGTGATGCGGAACGCGAGGCCGACCGGGCCGGGCTGCAGATGCTGACCAAGGCGGGGTACGACGCCGAAGGCATGGCGCAGATGTTCGGGCGCCTGATGAACGCTTCGCGCCTGAATGAAGGCGCCGGCGGCGGCTCATGGGCCAGCACCCACCCGCTCTCCATCGAGCGCATGTCGGACGTGCAGAATCGGGTGCGCAACCAGTCTCCCGTGACGCGCCACGTGGACAGCGACGATTTCTGGTACATCCGCGCCAAGATGCGCGTGGTGCAGGGCCGCGACGCGGTCAGCCTGCGCACCGCCGGCCAGCAGTTGCAGGACGAGGCCCAGGCGCTGTCGGGCGTGCGCAAGTCGGCCGCCTACTACGGCCTGGCGCTGCAGGCGTTCCAGCGCAACAACCTGGCGGAGGCCGAGCGCAACTGGAATCTGGCGTCGGCGGACGGCCGCAGCTCGGCCCAGTTGGCCAAACTCAGCGTGGATATCGCCCTGGCGCGCAAGGAGTACCCCCGGGCGCTGGAGCTGGCCCAGGCCGGCACCAAGCGCTGGCCCGGCCACCGGGCCCTGGGCATCGCCTACGCCCAGGCGATGCAAAGCATCGGCCGCCACACGGACGCGCAGGAGTACCTGCGGGCCAGGATCAAGCAGTGGGGCAGCGACGAGCCCAGCCTCTACCAGATGCTGGCGCAGAGCGAAGACCGCAACGGCAAGCCGGTGGCGGCCCGCCGCGACCAGGCCCGCTACTACGTCATGACGGGCGCCTACGCAGCCGCGGAATCGCAGCTGCAGCAGGCGCGCAACATGTCCACCGATTTCTACGAGCAGTCGCAGATCGACGTGCAGATCAAGGAAGTCAAGGACAAGCTGGCCGAAGAGCGCCAGTTGCTCGAACGCTTCAAATCGGGCTGAGCGCCGGGCCGGGCGGGGTAGGGCGCAGGCGCCCTACTGGCCGGTTTCGAAGAAGCGTCCCAGCCGCTGCGGCAGCCAGTTCAGATGAGCCGGGAAGCTGCCCGTCGGAAAACCGGCATGGCCGCCGTCCGTGGGCTGGTGCAGCAGTATGGCGGGCGAGCAATCCTCGGGTGTCGGCAGCGACGCGGCCGGCACGAACGGATCGTTGCGCGCATTGAGCACCAGCGTCGGCACGGATATCTTCGGCAGCCAGGGCTTGCTGGACGCGCGCGTCCAGTAGTCCAGCGCATTGCGGAAACCATGCATGGGCGCGGTGTAGGTGTCGTCGAATTCGCGCAGGTCGTGCGCATGCGCAATGCGCATGACGTCGACGGCGCCAGGATAGCGATGCGCCTTCTCCAGCACCTTGTGCTTGAGCGTCTTCAGGAAATGAGCGGTGTAGACCCGGCGGTTGAACATGCCGGTGGATAGCGTCTTGCCGCAAGCCACCAGGTCCAGCGGCACGGACACGCCCGCGCAGGCGGTCAGCCAGCCGGTGTCTTCCTGGTGCTCGCCCAGGTACTTGAGCAGGGCGTTGCCGCCCAGCGATACGCCGACCGCATGCCAGCGCGCATGCGGGATGCGCTGGCGCACGGTTTCCAGCATGAAGCCGACCTCGGCCGAATCGCCGGAGTAATAGGCGCGGGCCAGGCGGTTCGGCACGCCGGAACAACCGCGGAAATGCGCGATCACCACGATCCAGCCGCGCGCGCGGAAATGATGCGCGATAGATTGCGCGTAGCGGCTGTTGCTGCCGCCTTCCAGGCCATGGAACAGAATCAGGGCGGGGGTGTCAGGCGTATGCGGCAGGGACTTCCAGTCCGCGTCCGTCATCCACCTGGCCGCGGCAGTCTTGCCATTCGCGACCGGGCGCTGGCCGCTGACGGGCGCGCCGTCGGCGGACTTGTGCGGGAACAGGCCGGGGCCGGTCCAGTCGAAGTCGACGAAGTCGGTATCGGGCGTGTCCACCCGTTCGCGCACGAACGCGATGCGGTGGTACT encodes:
- a CDS encoding amino acid permease codes for the protein MSKGEGLKGGLQSRHMTMISIAGVIGAALFVGSGKQIALAGPAVILAYLGGGILVFLVMRMLGEMAVAQPDTGSFSTYADRAIGRWAGFTIGWLYWYFWALLMGWEAYVAGQILHGWFPAAPDWVYALLLTLGLIGVNFMNVRNYGEFEFWFGLIKVVAIVLFLAIGTLAVAHLWPLGDAGGMSNLTDRGFMPNGPSAVVTALLGIMFAMMGAEVVTVAAGETSEPGGQIVKAIRSVVWRICLFYVGSIFLVVCLVPYDTPALVDPTRGSYNVVLDAMGIPYAQWIVNAIVLTSVCSCFNSALYVSSRMLYSLARRGDAHRIMAVTGVSTGAPYVGVVISSVFAFVAVYMMATSSMDLYDILMQTTGCVALFVYLTIAFCQLRMRQRLQAQGVELKFKMWLFPWLTWAVILFICAALATMVVEGTYRQEVLYTSALGAVIVLMGALAQRYGIGGPKGRDQTVRKALEQGLSSPREAAALKP
- a CDS encoding M48 family metalloprotease, translating into MNRRKMPSICSIAKRGAIVGLSVALTVPALPIAAWAQPVGLPSMGAASAAELSPMLERSLGEAIMAQGRRDPTYVDDSELSQYLTTMGRKLAAFAPGAVPEVEMFGVRDPEINAFAMPGGFIGVNTGLIVASASESELAAVLAHEIGHVVQRHIARGMTQQNQNSMVMLASLAGALLAALAGGGGNLAVGVAAFGQAAAINRQLGFSRDAEREADRAGLQMLTKAGYDAEGMAQMFGRLMNASRLNEGAGGGSWASTHPLSIERMSDVQNRVRNQSPVTRHVDSDDFWYIRAKMRVVQGRDAVSLRTAGQQLQDEAQALSGVRKSAAYYGLALQAFQRNNLAEAERNWNLASADGRSSAQLAKLSVDIALARKEYPRALELAQAGTKRWPGHRALGIAYAQAMQSIGRHTDAQEYLRARIKQWGSDEPSLYQMLAQSEDRNGKPVAARRDQARYYVMTGAYAAAESQLQQARNMSTDFYEQSQIDVQIKEVKDKLAEERQLLERFKSG
- a CDS encoding YheT family hydrolase; protein product: MAAARLDTTPCPVPSWLPGGDSQTVYAALFAQYHRIAFVRERVDTPDTDFVDFDWTGPGLFPHKSADGAPVSGQRPVANGKTAAARWMTDADWKSLPHTPDTPALILFHGLEGGSNSRYAQSIAHHFRARGWIVVIAHFRGCSGVPNRLARAYYSGDSAEVGFMLETVRQRIPHARWHAVGVSLGGNALLKYLGEHQEDTGWLTACAGVSVPLDLVACGKTLSTGMFNRRVYTAHFLKTLKHKVLEKAHRYPGAVDVMRIAHAHDLREFDDTYTAPMHGFRNALDYWTRASSKPWLPKISVPTLVLNARNDPFVPAASLPTPEDCSPAILLHQPTDGGHAGFPTGSFPAHLNWLPQRLGRFFETGQ
- the galU gene encoding UTP--glucose-1-phosphate uridylyltransferase GalU; translated protein: MRPVRKAVFPVAGMGTRFLPATKAMPKEMLPVVDKPLIQYAVEEAVAAGITDLIFVTGRNKRAIEDHFDSAPELESDLESKGKHELLAMVRGILPAHVNCLYIRQSAPLGLGHAVLSAAPAVGDEPFAVLLADDLIDSDQPALKQLIEVAVAQNASVLGVQDVPRADTRKYGIVATRQGDASAHGRTERVTHIVEKPDPEAAPSTLAVVGRYVLEAAIFDHLRSTKMGAGNEIQLTDGIASLMRERAVYAHRYEGVRYDCGSKAGMFQATVALGKKYHGLLPE